The genome window CGCTGACCTTCTTCACGTGTGGCGCGGCGGCCCGGGCACTCGGTGGCGGGAGCGAGCGGCGTCATGGTGAGTGTGCGGGGCGCGCTGAGCCCGCCCGCTGGGGGGGCCCCCGCAGGGCCCGGGCGGGCCCGCTCCTCGGCCGCGGGTGGGTTGCAGCCGGGGCCCCTCATCAGCCCGCTGGCGCGCACGGTGTGCCCGTGGGGAGGAGGgcgggaaggagggaggggacgggacgggacgggacgggcccgcggcggctccgcgctCGGCATCCCCACCGGGGTCGGGAGCGATCGCTCCGTGTCCGCAGCGGTCCGGTTCCGCCGCAAGGTCGCGCAGTCCTTGGGCGCGGGCGGCCGCGGGGGCTCCGCGTTCCGCACGCCGCGGAGCGGGCGCACAAACCGCTCGTGGTGCGGCCGTGACCGCCCGTTGTCCAGACTCTGTCACTGTGCTGCGGGGACCTCACCAGCGGCCGGCAGAGCTGCCCTTGCGCTTGCAGGGACGCTCGCGTACGGTCCTGCGGGCGTGCAGAAATAGCGATTCCTATAACTTACTCTGAAACGCCCCTCTCACAACTCTGTCCGCTTATTTCTGCTGGCCACACAACACCTCtctaaaacataatttaaaaaaagacgATCAGAGCTGTTACCTTTACAGCATCAAAATGACCGGAATTGGCAgccgtttcctcttgttttcCATCATTGCGGTAGTAACGTTAGTCTGGGGGACACATCTTCCTTACGCTccgttgctgctgcagctttgctttccctcAGGTCTGAGTCCGTGCGTATTGGTGGGTGTCGGGAAAGGGCAGGTGGGCGCCAGGCCCGCGTTTCCAGCGGGTTCGGCGAGCGCTGGCTCCATGTGGCTTGGCAGGTGGCCATGGCTGTCCTGGGGAATCAAGGCAGTTCCTGACCTCTGCACCTTGGGATTCTGGCACACGGCAGGTAGACACGCTGCTGGTGCTGAAATGCAGCTAGGAACAGTCAGTAATTGaattgaaaacacaaaataaatagaaaaaacatgcagaagaCCCCATAACTCTTAAATAGGGTTGAAttagagcagtcagacagaaagggacctgtggggactaatggacaggaagctcaacatgagccaacagtgtgcccaggtggccaagaaggccaatggtgtcctgtcctgtatcaaaaacagcgtggtcagcaggacagcagtgatccttcccctgtactctgcattggggaggccacactggagtattgtgttcagttctgggccctcagttcaggaaagacattgaagtgctggagcgggtccagagaagagcaacaagactggtgaagggacttgaacacaagacatatggggagaggctgagggagctgggcttgttcagtatggagaagaggaggcttagaggtgagctcagcactctctagaactacctgaagggcagttctagccaggtggggattggtctcttctcccaggcagtcagcaataggacaagggggcatgggcttcaactctgccaggggaaatttaggctggagattagaaagaaattctttgcagagagagtggtcaggcattggaatggctgcccagggaggtgctggactcaccggccctggaggttttccaactgagattggacatggcacttagtgccctgatctagtcaatggactggagttggaccaggggttggacttgatgatctctgaggtcttttccaacccagttgattctgtgattctgtgaattgaAGCAGTCAAGAGAAAAGTAGACCAGCCTCCTTATATTTAGGGATTTAAACCTAAAGTTTCTTATAGAGTCGCAGTCTATAGAAAGCAGCACAAGTAACGGCGTTCTTGCATCAGAGTGCCGGAGCTGCGCATCATGGTGTGAAATGCCAGGgttcctggccaggctgctgcCGCTTTGCAGCAAAACACTCCACAGATAAAAACACAGCTGTCCCAAGAGGTCCTTGATCATTGCTACATCTGGTTGTGAGCTgcataattaaaataacatataaTCAAAAATTATGTTCGCCGAACTATAGTAATGAAGGGATTGGGATCAGCCAGAGGAGGaggctgctctgcctgctgtTTTAAATCTGTAAGTGCAATCTTGTTGAAATATTCTTCTTGTTACAATGTACAACTCTTTCCACAGGCAGGAAAAGCATTCAGGAAGTTTCTTCCCCTCTTTGACCGCGTTCTGGTGGAACGCTGCGCGGCCGAGACAGTCACCAAAGGAGGCATCATGAttccagagaaagcccaagggaaGGTGCTCCAGGCGACAGTAGTAGCGGTTGGATCGGGAGCCAGAGGGAAGGTGAATATCCTCAAGCGTTTTGTCTGGGTAGAATTCGTAATGGTGTGGCGGTGGCTGGAATATTTTCATCAGAAAGGGGTGTTTGCGGTGTGAATGTAGCGATAGCTCACAGAAACGGAGGACGGCGATGGCTGAAGCTGGAAGCGCAGGTTCAAAGAGGAGGTGGAAATCTCAGGttctcctgcctggctctgacCTCAGATTCCGGCATTCTCTCATCATTTGTAAAGTGGAAAATACATGccatttaaaaatctatatCATTTATTGATCTTTATAAGCAGCTTTAAACAGTATTggcgtggggtttttttgtttgtggtcttggttgttgtttgttttttcagttttaaataccTAAATAATGTTTGGGGGGATATCTTGTTTCATCACTTAGCCAAAATCTGGAAGGACCATCAGCTTTTTGTGTTAACACAATTACTTGCCTACATTTCTGTGACTTTCACGCCGGGTGTCATCCCAGGTGGTGTCGCTCATTGTCGTGTGCTGTGCAAAATATCATTGTCCATAAGGATTAAGCTTACGggacaaaagaaaatgaggaaaacaggTTAAATTTCAACTTGGGCATGTTGACTCAGACTTTTTCTTTACCATGAGCCCCTCCATACGTATCATGCTGGTTTGTGTCAGTATCTGCTTCTTAAAGCTTTGTGTTGTGAAATGGTGCTACTATTTGACTAACATGCTGATAATGTATTtataatacagaaatataattAAGCTTTATCAGGTATCTCTAAACTGATTGGGCAGCAAGAGCGACAATTGATCAAAGTAACCAAGATAGGAAAGTACTTCTAAGTGGCACGTGGAGAAATTAGCCGTGGTTATAGAATGTGGAAATGGAGTTTCCCTCTTCGTTTTAGTTGTATTTACACttaaaactaaatgaaaatCAATGATATTCAGAAAACCACTGCAGTTCTACTGCCTAATTATCGCAGGACTCTAATGCTTGAGAATTAGCTGGCGTGCTTCTCTTCCTAGTAAACCTGTATATTCTAGTTTCACTCTACAATGAAAATACAGCGCTGTTTTAAGTTCCTGAATGCTTTATGTGTAGTTTGGAGGACTTTTATTACATCTGTCTAAATTGTGAAAGACTAAggattgttctttttctttcagaatggTGAGATTCAGCCAGTGAGCGTAAAAGTTGGTGAAAAAGTTTTGCTACCAGAGTACGGTGGCACTAAGATTGTACTAGAAGATAAGGTAGGTTTCCCAACCTTGTGAATGCAAATTAAGCCGGTTCCCAAAATGTCACACTGCCAGTGGTAGATTCTGTAGTTATTTCATTGGGTTCTCAGCATTCAAGAAATGCAGTTGTTGGGATTCGAGTGGGAGCAGCTGCCTTGCTACTTCCACCCCTGCTCCAAAGGGAGTAAACAAGGAAATCTCTGGCCTGACCTTCGCTGGGTGGACAAAGTGGCTCCATGTGCCAAGATAGAGCCCTTGAAAGGCTTTGAAATTCCTGGGGGTACCCTGGCTGTTGACAGGGAGAGTTTGCAGAAGTGTCTTCTAGCAGCTCGTGCACCTCGTACTACTAAACATAGTAACTAGGTAGATTTCCCAAAAGGTATcttatgaataaaataaaaatcaaggcGTGAAGAAGTAGAGCTCACATTGGTTAGCTCATTTTGATCCTGTACTTTGTGACTGGTAGCCCTGACTTCAGAACAAGACCGTATTTGCAAAACAACTGATGTGACACTactaatgtttcttttctttgcaggaCTACTACCTGTTTAGAGATGGTGACATTCTTGGGAAATACGTGGACTAAACTTGTTGCAGTATCAGTTGTCCATTCCACTAAAATGctgaaatttttctttcatcatgtAAATAATGTCCTTTGTTTTATAATAAGCAGGCATTGAGTCTCTGAAATAACTTGCGATCTCACTGTAATGATGgaacacaaataaaaacatgtacAGTCAGAAATGAGTTGCTCTTGCCTGAGTTCCATTGAACAGTGACATTCAGATGACTGCCAACCAGCCTTAATTATTCCAAACAACATCATTTTATATCCTTCTCTGTACTGAGGTTGTAAAGGTCTTTACAATAAACGTCTAAAACTATTCTGCTTCAGTTTCTGCTGTCGCTCAGTGAAACCGAGTCTCAGTTGTGCCATTAACTAATCTCTGAATCACAATTGAACTGCAGTACGACATCTTCCTTAAGCTTGTATGAAGTTGGGAGATAAGTTCCAAATGTTACCGCACAGATACAGCGGTGAAAGGGACTTCAGCTCGCTCCCTTGTACGTGGAGCTTTATCTTAGGGTCACATGGGTTTCTGAACTTCTGTCTCAGCACAATCTAAGGCACAGGAACACTGCAAGGGGGTGCGCACAGCCCCCCGCCACAACCGGCTGCAAAGAGTGGGGTGCTGGCAACACCTCTGCTACAACCAAATCAGCCAGGTCAGAGATGAAGCAGGTAAGAATGATAATGCTTTTTCTTACTAAAACAAATACCTTCCCTCCAGATGTTTATCAGACAGAATTTATCTTAAAGCAAGTTTGTTTCCTCATTACTATATTATTTTACACCAGATCTCTAGCTTTCCCGAATTCAGTAGAGAGCTGATAAGTCAAATTGTATTTCCTTTATCCTTAATGCAACATTTATAAATAGCGAGGCATTTACTTAAGTAATGCTGAAGCAATcaaatttgcatatttctaaTACCCCCAACTTGCCTTGGAAAAGGATTCAAGGTTGTTCGTGTTCCTAATGATGCCTTCAGTTGGCATGCATACATAGATCGAGCGCATACATAGATTTATGCATACATAGATCCAGCACATACATAGATCTATGCATACATAGATCCAGTGCAGTCTAAGAATATGCACTGCCTTAAAATGTTTTGATGTAGACTGATGTGAAATAAACCAGTATATGGCTTATTACTACTGAAACTTTAATAGCAGTGATTAAGcagtacttctttctcattatGTTCAAGCTGTTAGGAAATCAACATTACCAGATACACTAGAGGCCTTATTCTGGGGATATTTTCCAAGGCTTGAGTAGCTGCAGGGGGGGAGGTACTTGAGCTTTGACATACTCTGAAACATATATAGCCTGTATTTTCTGCCAGGGCAGCTGTGGGTCCCTGTGCCCAACAGAAACGTCAGCACAGCGCTGAGCCAGAGCCACTTTCTTCCCTAGATGCCAATTAGCTCTTCCTGACAATCCCGTCTGTAATggctcctgctccccacagctgctggttaCCACCCGCCTTCTTTGCAGCTGTAGGCAAACCAGCAAAAGTTACACCCTGCAGGTGGTTAAGCTCACACTAACTATTCCTAACAGGGAAGATGCCAaattaaaatacaggttttagTTTAGAAGGTCTGCTTCTTGAAAGCCTCCCTATGGTACTTTTACTTTAGGAACTAGGTACAGCAGTGCACTTTACAGCTGAAACTTAAGCTTGTCACAAAACAAGTATCAGAAAAGACAATCGATTGTGCAATGAAACCAACTGATTGACAAGCCTTATCTTGCAGTGGAGCAAGCACGCCTGCATCTTCGGTGATAAGGCAGGTATTGTGGGGTAGGCACATACCAAAGAGGGGAAGGTATTCAACATATTCGCAAGCTACTTAAGGAAACAAGACCACATCTCAAGGAGAAAAGCACGCAGGAGGAATCAGCTCCCAGCATTTCAGCAGTTCTTTCAATAGTAtcttttagaaacattttacaCAGGATCTCCACtcacagcaaataatttct of Columba livia isolate bColLiv1 breed racing homer chromosome 7, bColLiv1.pat.W.v2, whole genome shotgun sequence contains these proteins:
- the LOC102095262 gene encoding 10 kDa heat shock protein, mitochondrial isoform X1; its protein translation is MAGKAFRKFLPLFDRVLVERCAAETVTKGGIMIPEKAQGKVLQATVVAVGSGARGKNGEIQPVSVKVGEKVLLPEYGGTKIVLEDKDYYLFRDGDILGKYVD